The following are encoded together in the Streptomyces sp. NBC_00358 genome:
- a CDS encoding aldehyde dehydrogenase family protein — protein sequence MPDLYIDGTWRGPLDEGTREIRCPADGSLVGVVDEAGGKDTVEAVAAARRAFDEGPWPTTPAADRGDLLLRVADLLVRDKDALARAESLDTGKRLVESEYDIDDIANCFRYFGRLAAAETGRVIETGTPSVDSRVVYEPVGVCGLITPWNYPLLQTAWKVAPALAAGNTFVLKPSELTPHTAIHLMRLLEEAGVPPGVANLVLGAGPEAGAPLADHPDVDLLSFTGGLGTGRGLMAAAAGTVKKVALELGGKNPNIVFADADFETAVDMALTAVFLHSGQVCSAGARLLVEDTLHDRFVDELVRRASGIRLGGPFDESAQTGPLISAAHRAKVEAYVAKGLAEGAVLRCGGARPTGPGLDRGFYYPPTVLDECSGDMSVVQEESFGPVLTVERFSGEAEAVRLANDTVYGLAGAVFSTDGAKAQRVAARLRVGTVWINDYHPYVPQAEWGGFKQSGLGRELGPSGLAEYREAKHIWRNTDPSPQGWFA from the coding sequence GTGCCTGACCTGTACATCGACGGAACATGGCGGGGCCCGCTCGACGAGGGCACCCGGGAGATCCGCTGTCCCGCCGACGGCTCCCTGGTCGGCGTCGTCGACGAGGCGGGCGGCAAGGACACGGTGGAGGCCGTCGCCGCCGCCCGCCGCGCCTTCGACGAGGGCCCCTGGCCCACGACCCCGGCCGCGGACCGCGGCGACCTGCTGCTGCGCGTCGCCGACCTCCTCGTCCGCGACAAGGACGCTCTCGCGCGCGCAGAGTCGCTGGACACCGGCAAGCGGCTCGTCGAGAGCGAGTACGACATCGACGACATCGCCAACTGCTTCCGCTACTTCGGCCGGCTGGCCGCCGCCGAGACCGGCCGGGTCATCGAGACGGGCACGCCGAGCGTCGACAGCCGCGTGGTGTACGAACCGGTCGGGGTCTGCGGGCTGATCACCCCGTGGAACTATCCGCTGTTGCAGACGGCCTGGAAGGTGGCGCCGGCGCTCGCCGCGGGCAACACCTTCGTCCTCAAGCCGAGCGAGCTGACTCCGCACACGGCGATCCACCTGATGCGGCTCCTGGAGGAGGCCGGTGTGCCGCCGGGCGTGGCCAATCTGGTGCTGGGCGCGGGCCCCGAAGCGGGCGCCCCGCTGGCCGATCATCCGGACGTGGACCTGCTCTCCTTCACCGGGGGCCTCGGAACCGGGCGCGGGCTGATGGCCGCCGCGGCCGGGACGGTCAAGAAGGTGGCGCTCGAACTCGGCGGCAAGAACCCGAACATCGTGTTCGCCGACGCCGACTTCGAGACGGCCGTCGACATGGCTCTGACCGCGGTCTTCCTGCATTCCGGGCAGGTCTGCTCGGCGGGTGCGCGGCTGCTGGTCGAGGACACCCTGCACGACCGGTTCGTCGACGAGCTCGTTCGGCGGGCTTCGGGGATCAGACTCGGCGGGCCGTTCGACGAGTCGGCGCAGACCGGGCCGCTGATCTCGGCGGCGCATCGCGCCAAGGTCGAGGCGTACGTCGCCAAGGGGCTGGCGGAGGGAGCCGTACTGCGCTGCGGCGGCGCACGGCCGACGGGACCCGGCCTCGACAGGGGTTTCTACTATCCGCCGACCGTCCTCGACGAGTGCAGCGGCGACATGTCCGTGGTCCAGGAGGAGTCGTTCGGGCCCGTGCTCACCGTGGAGCGGTTCAGCGGCGAGGCCGAGGCCGTACGCCTCGCCAACGACACGGTCTACGGGCTGGCGGGCGCCGTCTTCAGCACCGACGGGGCCAAGGCCCAGCGCGTGGCGGCCCGGCTGCGCGTCGGCACGGTGTGGATCAACGACTACCACCCCTACGTCCCGCAGGCCGAGTGGGGAGGCTTCAAGCAGTCCGGCCTCGGCCGCGAACTCGGGCCGTCGGGGCTGGCCGAGTACCGCGAGGCCAAGCACATCTGGCGCAACACCGACCCGTCCCCGCAGGGCTGGTTCGCCTGA
- a CDS encoding aromatic ring-hydroxylating oxygenase subunit alpha — protein sequence MTTTPVSPSPGSPSLIPTLPGRYYTDPEIFRQEQERIFESMWFCAVRSADLAGPGAFRTVQVGRESVLITRSRTGELRAFLNICRHRGARLCAEESGEVRRNLQCPYHAWTYDLDGKLIAAPNLVKMPDVDRVEYGLVKVALREWLGYAWVCLADEPPSFEETVTGAAVERLGTAAAIEHYGAENLALGRRITYDVRANWKLLVENFMECYHCATIHPELTEVLPEFAQGYAAQYYVGHGAEFGKEIRGFTVDGSEGFARLPEVAEDQDRRYYAITVKPTVFVNLVPDHVILHRMFPLAEDRTVVECDWLYAPEVVESGADVSKSVELFHRVNEQDFEACERTQPAMASRAYRNGGVLVPTEHHIGIFHEWLIARLGGPRA from the coding sequence GTGACGACGACCCCTGTCTCTCCGTCCCCTGGCTCCCCCAGCCTGATCCCCACGCTCCCCGGGCGCTACTACACCGATCCGGAGATCTTCCGACAGGAGCAGGAGCGGATCTTCGAGTCGATGTGGTTCTGCGCGGTGCGCTCCGCGGATCTCGCGGGGCCCGGAGCCTTCCGCACCGTCCAGGTCGGCCGGGAGAGCGTCCTGATCACCCGCTCCCGCACGGGTGAACTGCGCGCCTTCCTCAACATCTGCCGCCACCGGGGCGCCCGGCTGTGCGCCGAGGAGTCGGGCGAGGTCCGGCGCAACCTCCAATGCCCGTACCACGCCTGGACGTACGACCTCGACGGCAAGCTGATCGCGGCGCCGAACCTGGTCAAGATGCCGGACGTGGACCGCGTCGAGTACGGCCTGGTCAAGGTCGCCCTGCGTGAATGGCTCGGCTACGCCTGGGTGTGCCTGGCCGACGAGCCGCCCTCCTTCGAGGAGACGGTGACGGGCGCGGCCGTGGAGCGGCTCGGCACCGCGGCGGCCATCGAGCACTACGGCGCCGAGAACCTCGCGCTCGGCCGCCGCATCACCTACGACGTGCGGGCGAACTGGAAGCTGCTCGTCGAGAACTTCATGGAGTGCTATCACTGCGCCACGATCCATCCCGAACTGACCGAGGTGCTCCCGGAGTTCGCGCAGGGCTACGCGGCGCAGTACTACGTGGGCCATGGCGCCGAGTTCGGAAAGGAGATCAGAGGCTTCACGGTCGACGGCAGCGAGGGCTTCGCCCGACTGCCCGAGGTCGCGGAGGACCAGGACCGCCGCTACTACGCGATCACGGTGAAACCGACGGTCTTCGTCAATCTGGTCCCGGACCATGTCATCCTGCACCGCATGTTCCCGCTCGCCGAGGACCGTACGGTGGTCGAGTGCGACTGGCTCTACGCCCCGGAGGTCGTCGAGTCGGGCGCGGACGTGTCCAAGTCGGTGGAGCTCTTCCACCGGGTGAACGAGCAGGACTTCGAAGCCTGTGAGAGGACACAGCCGGCGATGGCGTCCCGGGCCTATCGCAACGGTGGTGTGCTGGTTCCGACCGAGCATCACATCGGGATCTTCCACGAGTGGTTGATCGCGCGACTGGGAGGCCCACGTGCCTGA
- the solA gene encoding N-methyl-L-tryptophan oxidase, with amino-acid sequence MSPTYDVIVIGLGGMGSAAAHHLSARGARVLGLEKFGPVHNRGSSHGGSRITRQSYFEDPAYVPLLLRAYELYDELERATGRDIATLCGGVMVGRPDSRTVSGSLLSAQRWDLPHEMLNAAEIRRRFPTLNPRDDEVALFEARAGLLRPENTVAAHLQLATRQGADLHFDEPMTRWEPYRDGVRVHTAENTYTAGQLVICPGAWAPRLLTDLGVPFRIERQVMYWFQPAGGVGPFVPERHPIYIWEDPAGVQVYGFPAIDGPELGAKVAFFRKGVECTPEDIDRTVHEDEIRAMADHMSRCVPALPGSFLKAATCMYSNTPDEHFVIARHPAHPESVTVACGFSGHGFKFVPVVGEILADLALDGSTEHPIGLFDPHRLAAAPA; translated from the coding sequence GTGTCCCCCACGTACGACGTGATCGTGATCGGTCTCGGTGGCATGGGCAGCGCCGCCGCGCACCATCTGTCCGCCCGCGGTGCCCGCGTCCTCGGCCTGGAGAAGTTCGGCCCCGTGCACAACCGGGGCTCCAGCCACGGCGGTTCGCGCATCACCCGCCAGTCCTACTTCGAGGACCCGGCGTACGTCCCGCTGCTGCTGCGCGCCTACGAGCTGTACGACGAACTGGAGCGGGCCACGGGCCGCGACATCGCCACCCTGTGCGGCGGCGTGATGGTCGGGCGCCCGGACTCACGGACCGTCTCCGGTTCGCTGCTCTCGGCGCAGCGGTGGGACCTGCCCCACGAGATGCTGAACGCGGCGGAGATCCGGCGCCGCTTCCCGACCCTGAATCCGCGTGACGACGAGGTCGCGCTGTTCGAGGCGCGAGCGGGACTCCTCCGCCCCGAGAACACCGTCGCGGCGCACCTCCAGCTCGCCACCCGGCAGGGCGCCGACCTGCACTTCGACGAGCCGATGACCCGCTGGGAGCCGTACCGGGACGGCGTGCGCGTGCACACGGCGGAGAACACGTACACGGCCGGTCAACTGGTGATCTGCCCGGGAGCGTGGGCGCCGCGGTTGCTCACCGATCTGGGAGTGCCCTTCCGGATCGAGCGGCAGGTCATGTACTGGTTCCAGCCGGCGGGCGGGGTGGGGCCGTTCGTGCCCGAGAGGCATCCCATCTACATCTGGGAGGACCCGGCCGGAGTCCAGGTGTACGGCTTCCCCGCCATCGACGGACCCGAGCTGGGCGCGAAGGTCGCCTTCTTCCGCAAGGGCGTCGAGTGCACCCCCGAGGACATCGACCGGACCGTGCACGAGGACGAGATCCGGGCCATGGCCGACCACATGTCCCGCTGCGTCCCCGCTCTGCCCGGCTCCTTCCTCAAAGCCGCCACCTGCATGTATTCCAACACCCCCGACGAGCACTTCGTCATCGCCCGCCATCCCGCGCACCCGGAGTCCGTCACCGTCGCCTGCGGGTTCTCCGGACACGGCTTCAAGTTCGTGCCGGTCGTCGGCGAGATCCTCGCCGACCTCGCCCTCGACGGCTCCACCGAGCACCCGATCGGTCTGTTCGACCCCCACCGCCTCGCCGCCGCGCCCGCCTGA
- a CDS encoding GcvT family protein: MSSTHAPRPRVVVIGAGIVGCSLADELTARGWNDVTVLEQGPLPAPGGSTSHAPGLVFQTNPSKTLTAFARYTVEKFSSLQVDGVSCFDQVGGLELATTPERMADLHRRAGYATSWGVRGEIVDADRCNELWPLIDRSAVLGGFHTPDDGLARALLAARAQMERATGRGARFLDRHTVTGIERVDGRVTGVVTDRGTFRADHVVSAAGFWGPVIGRMAGVDVPLQPLAHQYARTRPLPELAGAESEASKPILRFQDRDLYFREHHDRIGIGSYAHRPLPVDPFGILPYDEARANGREMPSSYPFTEEDWSPSWDDCRRLLPALRATEIEEGFNGVFSFTPDGMPVLGESRRLRGFWLAEAVWVTHSAGVAKAVAEWMVDGRASVDLHECDLTRFEDAQRSPSYVLERGAQQFAEVYDILHPLQPMEQPRPLRVSPFHARQQQLGARFLEGGGWERPHWYEANAPLTDTLGPLPERDAWSARYWSPIAAAEARATRERVALYDMTPLRRLEVTGPGALTFLQRMTTNNLRKKPGAVTYTLLLDETGGVRSDLTVARLAPDRFQIGANSPADLDWLLRHAPQDVHIRDITSGTCCIGVWGPLARDLVQPLTRDDFSHEGFGYFRAKETYLGHVPVTALRLSYVGELGWELYTTADLGLRLWDTLWDAGRPHGVIAAGRSAFNSLRLEKGYRAWGTDMTDEHNPYEAGVGFAVRMDKDGFVGQEALQALAAQEPARRLTPLLLDDPAAVVLGKEPVHVDGAPAGYVTSASYGYTLGRCVAYAWLPSLPTGTGVHIGYFGEMLPATVAEEPLFDPKMNRIRR, encoded by the coding sequence ATGTCCAGCACGCACGCACCCCGTCCCCGTGTCGTCGTCATCGGCGCCGGTATCGTCGGCTGTTCACTCGCCGACGAACTGACCGCCCGCGGCTGGAACGACGTCACCGTTCTCGAACAGGGCCCGCTGCCCGCCCCAGGCGGCTCCACCTCGCACGCACCGGGCCTGGTGTTCCAGACCAACCCCTCCAAGACGCTCACCGCCTTCGCCCGCTACACGGTCGAGAAGTTCTCCTCCCTCCAGGTCGACGGCGTCTCCTGCTTCGACCAGGTGGGCGGACTGGAGCTCGCGACCACCCCCGAGCGCATGGCGGACCTGCACCGCAGGGCCGGTTACGCGACCTCATGGGGAGTCCGCGGCGAGATCGTCGACGCCGACCGGTGCAATGAACTCTGGCCGCTCATCGACCGGTCGGCCGTCCTCGGCGGCTTCCACACCCCGGACGACGGGCTGGCCCGCGCCCTGCTCGCGGCCCGCGCCCAGATGGAGCGCGCGACCGGGCGGGGCGCCCGCTTCCTCGACCGTCACACGGTCACGGGCATCGAGCGGGTGGACGGCAGAGTCACCGGCGTCGTCACCGACCGGGGCACGTTCCGCGCCGATCACGTCGTCTCCGCCGCCGGCTTCTGGGGGCCCGTCATCGGACGCATGGCCGGAGTCGACGTACCCCTGCAACCGCTCGCGCACCAGTACGCGCGGACCCGGCCGCTGCCCGAACTCGCCGGAGCGGAGTCCGAAGCCTCGAAGCCCATCCTCCGCTTCCAGGACCGCGACCTCTACTTCCGCGAGCACCACGACCGCATCGGCATCGGCAGCTATGCCCACCGGCCGCTGCCGGTCGACCCGTTCGGGATCCTCCCGTACGACGAGGCACGCGCGAACGGCAGGGAGATGCCGTCCTCGTACCCGTTCACCGAGGAGGACTGGTCGCCGAGCTGGGACGACTGCCGCCGGTTGCTTCCGGCACTGCGCGCCACGGAGATCGAGGAGGGCTTCAACGGGGTCTTCTCCTTCACCCCGGACGGCATGCCGGTGCTCGGGGAGTCCCGGCGACTGCGCGGCTTCTGGCTGGCCGAGGCGGTCTGGGTCACCCACTCGGCCGGTGTCGCCAAGGCGGTCGCCGAGTGGATGGTCGACGGCCGCGCCTCGGTCGACCTGCACGAATGCGACCTCACGCGTTTCGAGGACGCACAGCGTTCACCGTCGTACGTCCTTGAACGCGGTGCGCAACAGTTCGCCGAGGTGTACGACATCCTGCACCCCCTCCAGCCGATGGAGCAGCCGCGCCCTCTGCGGGTCAGCCCCTTCCACGCCCGGCAGCAGCAGCTCGGCGCGCGGTTCCTGGAGGGCGGCGGCTGGGAGCGGCCGCACTGGTACGAGGCGAACGCCCCGCTCACCGACACGCTCGGTCCCCTCCCGGAACGGGACGCGTGGTCGGCCCGCTACTGGTCCCCGATCGCCGCTGCCGAGGCGAGGGCGACCCGCGAGAGGGTCGCCCTGTACGACATGACCCCGCTGCGCCGTCTCGAAGTGACCGGCCCCGGCGCCCTCACCTTCCTCCAGCGCATGACCACCAACAACCTTCGCAAGAAGCCCGGCGCGGTCACCTACACGCTGCTCCTCGACGAGACCGGCGGCGTGCGCTCCGACCTCACCGTCGCCCGGCTGGCGCCCGACCGCTTCCAGATCGGCGCCAACTCCCCCGCCGACCTGGACTGGCTGCTGCGGCACGCGCCGCAGGACGTGCACATCCGGGACATCACCTCCGGCACCTGCTGCATCGGCGTGTGGGGTCCGCTCGCCCGGGACCTCGTCCAGCCGCTGACCCGCGACGACTTCTCACACGAAGGCTTCGGCTACTTCCGCGCCAAGGAGACCTACCTCGGGCATGTCCCGGTCACCGCCCTGCGGTTGAGCTACGTCGGGGAGCTCGGCTGGGAGCTGTACACCACGGCCGACCTGGGGCTCAGGCTCTGGGACACGCTCTGGGATGCGGGACGGCCCCACGGCGTGATCGCCGCCGGGCGCTCGGCCTTCAACTCCCTGCGCCTGGAGAAGGGGTACCGGGCCTGGGGCACCGACATGACCGACGAGCACAATCCGTACGAGGCGGGCGTCGGTTTCGCCGTCCGCATGGACAAGGATGGTTTCGTCGGCCAGGAGGCCCTGCAGGCCCTCGCGGCACAGGAGCCTGCCCGCAGGCTCACCCCGCTCCTCCTCGACGACCCCGCCGCCGTCGTCCTCGGCAAGGAGCCCGTCCATGTCGACGGCGCCCCCGCCGGATACGTGACCAGCGCCTCGTACGGCTACACGCTCGGCCGCTGTGTCGCGTACGCCTGGCTGCCGTCTCTCCCCACCGGTACGGGCGTGCACATCGGCTACTTCGGCGAGATGCTCCCCGCGACCGTCGCCGAGGAACCGCTCTTCGATCCGAAGATGAACCGAATCCGCCGTTGA
- a CDS encoding S-(hydroxymethyl)mycothiol dehydrogenase, whose translation MPHEVRAVVAVKKGAPVEVQTILVPDPGPGEVLVDVQACGVCHTDLHYREGAVNDAFPFLLGHEAAGTIEAVGEGVTDLTPGDYVVLAWRAPCGTCRSCRRGRPWYCFDSRNATQPMTLLDGTPLSNALGIGAFAEKTLVAAGQAVKIDPAARPEAAGLIGCGVMAGYGAAVNTGRVGRGDTVAVIGCGGVGNAAIAGACLNGAMKVIAVDIDDRKLDLAERFGATHTVNSRGTDPVEAVRALTDGFGVDIAIDAVGRPETYKQAFYMRDHAGTLVQVGVPDPDMRIDLPLIDLFSRGGALKSSWYGDCLPSRDFPFLIDQYLYGLLDLNAFVSETISLDQVEEAFTKMHRGEVLRSVVVL comes from the coding sequence GTGCCCCACGAGGTCCGTGCCGTAGTCGCTGTCAAAAAGGGCGCACCCGTCGAGGTGCAGACGATCCTCGTTCCCGACCCGGGGCCCGGTGAGGTACTCGTCGACGTCCAGGCCTGCGGGGTCTGCCACACGGATCTGCACTACCGCGAGGGCGCGGTCAACGACGCGTTCCCCTTCCTGCTGGGCCATGAGGCGGCCGGCACCATCGAGGCGGTCGGCGAGGGTGTCACCGACCTGACCCCCGGCGACTACGTGGTCCTCGCCTGGCGTGCCCCCTGCGGCACCTGCCGCTCCTGTCGCCGCGGACGCCCTTGGTACTGCTTCGACTCGCGCAACGCCACCCAGCCGATGACCCTCCTCGACGGCACCCCGCTCAGCAACGCCCTCGGCATCGGCGCCTTCGCCGAGAAGACCCTGGTCGCGGCCGGACAGGCGGTGAAGATCGACCCGGCGGCACGGCCGGAGGCCGCTGGGCTGATCGGCTGCGGTGTGATGGCGGGATACGGCGCCGCGGTCAACACCGGCCGGGTCGGGCGCGGAGACACGGTCGCCGTCATCGGCTGCGGCGGCGTGGGCAACGCGGCCATCGCGGGAGCCTGCCTGAACGGCGCGATGAAGGTCATCGCCGTCGACATCGACGACAGGAAGCTCGACCTCGCGGAAAGGTTCGGTGCCACCCACACCGTCAACTCCCGGGGAACGGACCCGGTCGAGGCCGTGCGCGCGCTGACCGACGGATTCGGAGTCGACATCGCCATCGACGCGGTGGGCCGGCCGGAGACGTACAAGCAGGCCTTCTACATGCGCGACCACGCCGGAACACTCGTCCAGGTGGGTGTACCCGACCCCGACATGCGGATCGACCTGCCGCTGATCGACCTGTTCTCGCGCGGCGGCGCCCTGAAGTCCTCCTGGTACGGCGACTGCCTGCCGAGCCGCGACTTCCCGTTCCTCATCGACCAGTACCTGTACGGGCTGCTGGACCTCAACGCCTTCGTCAGCGAGACGATCTCGCTCGACCAGGTCGAGGAGGCGTTCACGAAGATGCACCGCGGCGAGGTGCTCCGATCGGTGGTGGTCCTGTGA
- a CDS encoding IclR family transcriptional regulator, whose translation MTRTQKRAERPDETPENQSGRGAGSAVQSVDRAVSVLEILARLGEAGVTEIAEELDVHKSTAFRLLGVLENRGLVAQAKDRGKYYLGAALLRLAGAAAVRLDISQEGVPVCRELADELGETVNIAVLDDDAAVNIMQARGTASVTAQNWLGRRTPLHATSSGKVLLAHMSPTLREGLLARPLPRFTERTITGPSTLRGELEAVIEQGYGVTLEELELGLAAVAAPVRAHDGKVIAAISVSGPVYRLNADRLPELSKRTVAAGAELSRRMGYGF comes from the coding sequence ATGACGCGCACGCAGAAGCGGGCTGAACGCCCCGACGAGACCCCCGAGAACCAGAGCGGCAGGGGAGCGGGCAGCGCCGTGCAGTCGGTGGACCGCGCCGTGAGCGTGCTGGAGATCCTCGCCCGGCTCGGCGAAGCGGGCGTCACCGAGATCGCCGAGGAACTGGACGTGCACAAGTCCACCGCGTTCCGGCTGCTCGGCGTCCTGGAGAACCGCGGCCTGGTCGCACAGGCCAAGGACCGCGGCAAGTACTACCTGGGAGCGGCCCTGCTGCGCCTCGCTGGAGCGGCTGCGGTACGCCTCGACATCTCGCAGGAGGGCGTCCCGGTCTGCCGCGAACTCGCGGACGAGCTGGGCGAGACCGTCAACATCGCCGTCCTGGACGACGACGCCGCGGTCAACATCATGCAGGCCCGCGGCACCGCGTCGGTCACGGCTCAGAACTGGCTGGGCAGACGCACTCCGCTGCACGCCACGTCCAGCGGGAAGGTGCTGCTCGCGCACATGTCCCCCACGTTGCGGGAGGGGTTGCTGGCCCGCCCGCTGCCGCGCTTCACGGAGCGCACGATCACCGGTCCGTCGACCCTGCGCGGGGAGCTGGAAGCCGTCATCGAGCAGGGTTACGGCGTCACGCTCGAGGAGTTGGAGCTGGGGCTCGCCGCGGTGGCCGCCCCGGTGCGGGCGCACGACGGCAAGGTGATCGCCGCGATCAGCGTGTCGGGACCGGTGTACAGGCTGAACGCGGACCGCCTGCCGGAGTTGTCCAAACGGACGGTGGCGGCGGGGGCGGAGCTGTCCCGCCGGATGGGCTACGGGTTCTGA
- a CDS encoding bifunctional 3-phenylpropionate/cinnamic acid dioxygenase ferredoxin subunit encodes MIPVCRLEDLPEGESVRVGTTPPVAVFNADGELYAIDDTCTHQDASLSEGWLEGCLIECPLHAASFDLRTGRPTCLPARRPVRTHRVTVDDGMIHVHLAAEEGSAA; translated from the coding sequence ATGATTCCCGTCTGCCGCCTTGAAGACCTCCCCGAGGGCGAATCCGTCCGCGTCGGGACCACCCCACCGGTCGCCGTGTTCAACGCCGACGGTGAGCTGTACGCCATCGACGACACCTGCACCCACCAGGACGCCTCTCTCTCGGAGGGCTGGCTGGAGGGCTGCCTGATCGAATGCCCGCTGCACGCCGCCTCGTTCGATCTCCGCACCGGCCGGCCGACGTGTCTCCCGGCCCGCCGCCCTGTCCGCACCCACCGCGTCACCGTCGACGACGGAATGATCCACGTCCACCTCGCCGCGGAGGAGGGCTCCGCCGCGTGA
- a CDS encoding NAD(P)/FAD-dependent oxidoreductase — MRTVTVVGASLSGLYAARELRAQGFDGRLVIVGDESHRPYDRPPLSKDFLTGLVGEDRLALTDAEESAELDAEWLLGVPARGLDARGRTVLLDDGRTVPTDGVVIATGASARRLPGGDLLGVHTLRTLDDARALRTELTSGRRRVVVIGGGFIGSETASSCAALGHDVTVVEAAPLPLLPQLGPNMAAVCAALHRRAGTGLVTGTGVAGLRGSGGATPAVTGVKLSDGRSLPADVVIIGIGAAPNTGWLAGSTLALNDGVLCDDGCVTGLPQVVAVGDVARVGGTRAEHWTSATEQPRVAVGNLLAGRTVATVRTLPYFWSDQYGARIQFAGRRHESDTVRVVEGALDDGGPAEGGFLALYEHAGRTTGVLAVDRPRPFMRVRRELARGEDPVEPTML, encoded by the coding sequence ATGAGAACCGTGACCGTCGTCGGTGCCTCCCTCTCCGGTCTGTACGCGGCACGCGAACTGCGCGCCCAGGGCTTCGACGGACGACTGGTGATCGTCGGAGACGAGTCCCACCGCCCGTACGACCGGCCTCCGCTCTCCAAGGACTTCCTCACCGGTCTCGTCGGCGAGGACCGACTCGCCCTGACCGACGCCGAGGAGAGCGCGGAACTCGACGCCGAGTGGCTCCTCGGCGTACCCGCCCGCGGTCTTGACGCCCGTGGCCGCACGGTCCTCCTGGACGACGGCCGCACTGTCCCCACGGACGGAGTGGTCATCGCCACGGGCGCCTCCGCCCGCCGCCTCCCCGGTGGCGACCTCCTCGGCGTGCACACCCTGCGCACCCTCGACGACGCCCGTGCCCTGCGCACGGAACTCACCTCGGGACGGCGCCGCGTCGTCGTCATCGGCGGCGGCTTCATCGGTTCCGAGACCGCGTCCTCATGCGCGGCCCTCGGCCATGACGTCACCGTCGTCGAGGCGGCCCCACTGCCACTCCTTCCTCAACTCGGTCCGAACATGGCAGCCGTGTGCGCCGCACTGCACCGGCGCGCGGGCACCGGCCTCGTCACCGGAACCGGCGTCGCCGGGCTCCGGGGGAGTGGTGGCGCGACACCCGCGGTCACCGGAGTGAAACTGTCCGACGGTCGCTCCCTGCCCGCCGATGTCGTGATAATCGGCATCGGCGCCGCCCCGAACACCGGCTGGCTGGCGGGTTCGACGCTCGCCCTGAACGACGGAGTGCTCTGCGACGACGGCTGCGTGACCGGACTCCCGCAGGTCGTCGCCGTCGGCGACGTCGCCCGGGTCGGCGGCACCCGCGCCGAACACTGGACCTCCGCCACCGAGCAACCCCGTGTCGCGGTGGGCAACCTGCTCGCCGGACGAACCGTCGCGACCGTGCGGACCCTGCCCTACTTCTGGTCGGACCAGTACGGCGCGCGGATCCAGTTCGCGGGCCGGCGGCACGAATCAGACACGGTCCGGGTCGTCGAGGGGGCTCTCGACGACGGTGGACCGGCCGAGGGCGGCTTCCTCGCCCTCTATGAGCACGCAGGCCGCACGACGGGGGTGCTCGCGGTCGACCGCCCCCGTCCCTTCATGCGTGTCCGACGTGAACTGGCGCGCGGCGAGGACCCGGTGGAGCCGACGATGCTGTGA